The DNA segment GTGTGGTGCGACGACGCGGTCTTCCCCCTGGAGGCCGAGGTGCGGGTGCGCGCGCGGCACGAGGCGGCGCCTGGCATCATCGAGCGGCGCCGCGACCCCGCGACGGGCGCGGAGAGCTTCGTTGCGCGGTTCGCGAGCCCGGTGCGGTCCGTCTCTCCGGGGCAGATGGCCGTGGTCTACCGGGGCGATCGCGTCCTCGGGGGAGGCCGCATCAAGGCGGCCCTTCGCTCGCAGGCGGCGTCATGAGGGCCCGTGCGCTCGTGCCCCTCGCCTGCGCGTTCTCGCTCGGGTGCTCGCTCGGGCAGGGGGAAGGCGAGGTCATCAGCGAACGGCTGCGCGCGGCCGGCTGCTGGGACGACAGCTACGACATGAGCCCGGACTTCTTCGCCGCGGTCCCCTACCGCTCCACATTGCAGGTCCGGGTGCAGCGCGGGAGCGATCTGCAGGAGATCTCGGACGGGCTCGCGGTCCTGATCGATGACGTCGACCTCATCCGCGGGGACGGGACCGTGAACAAGCTCGACGTCGACCTGAGCGTGGGGCTCCCGCCCGGCGTCCAGCTGCCTGGCTCGCCTCCACCGACGCCGAAGCCGGAGGGGCTCGCGCCGCTCGTGCACATGGCGCTTTACCTCCAGCGGTCCTGCCACAACCAGAACATCGTGCTCTACGCCGTCGACGGGACCATCAAGTTCCAGGCGCTGTTCAGCGGCGATCCCAACGAGACGGATGCGGTCGACAAGTACACCGATGCGACGTTCGACGTCTGGGTCGGCGATCCGCGCGACGCAGGGCTCGGTCACCCAGCAGACGCCATCCCTCGGGAGCTCCTCTCGCGGGTCACCGGGGGGTTCCGCTTCTACTTCGAGCGAGGTCAACCTGGGCAACCGTTCCCCTGAGCCCGTCACGACTCCGTCCTCGGTCTCAGGCGGTGTCCTACCTGTCGGGACAGGAGCTTTCAGCGCCCCGGTGGATTGAAGCTGACCATCTGGAAGGTGTCCTGGCCGAGACGACATGGCAAAGCGCCGCGAACTCGCGGTAAAGTAGTGACCGCTCATGCCCCAACCCCCGCCTCGACCCGCATCGCGAATGGGCGGACCTCCAAGCCCCGGGTCGACCAATGCATCGCCTGAAGCGCGCGCGAAGGAGTCCGAGAAGCAGCAGGGGACCTACTTCCTGGGCCGTTACCGTGTGGTCGACGAGATCGGGGTGGGCGGAATGGCGAGCGTTCACCTGGCTCGCATGGATGGCCCGGGCGGCTTCCAAAAGTGGGTCGCGATCAAGCGGATCCACCCTCATCTGGTCGAGGACGATCAGTTCGTCGACATGTTCCTCGATGAGGCGCGCATCGCGGCTGGCATCAACCACGCCAATGTCGCGCAGGTCTTCGACCTCGGGAAGGACGACAACACCTACTGGATCGCCATGGAGTACCTCCACGGCGAGCCGCTCCGGGAGGTGATGCGCCGCGCGGAGGAGCGCCGGCTGCGCATCTCGCCCGAGCTCGCTGCGCGCATCTGCTCCGATGCCGCAGAGGGGCTTCACGCCGCTCACGAGCTGCGCGGAAAGAACGGCCAGCTGCTCGGCCTTGTGCACCGCGACGTCACGCCGCACAACCTGTTCCTCACCTACGACGGCTACACCAAGGTCGTGGATTTCGGGATCGCCAAGGTGGCCGACCGGCTGTCGTCCACCCGCGCGGGAACGCTGAAAGGCAAGTTGGCCTACATGTCTCCCGAGCAGGTGCGCGGCAACGAGATCGATCGCACGACCGACGTGTTCGCGCTCGGGGTCGTCCTCTGGGAGCTCACGACGAACCAGCGCCTCTTCCGGATGGATACGGATCTCGACACGCTCGAGAAGGTGCAGGCCTGCGTGGTCCCGCCGCCGTCCACGATCGTGCCCGACTATCCGATCGAGCTGGAGAGCGTGGTCATGAAAGCGCTCGCCAAGCACAAGCAAGATCGCTTCCAGACAGCGCGTGAGTTCTCGCGAGCCCTGCAGAATTTCCTGATGAGGAGCGGGGTCTTCGTTGGCTCCGAAGAGGTCGCGCAGTTCGTGCAGCAGGTGTTCGTCGATCGCATCCAGAAGCGCGAGGCGCACCTCGCGTGGGCTGCCGAGGTGACGTCCACCATCAACGTCGAGCAGGTGCGCTCGCGCAGCTCGACGACGGCCACGGACAGCGTCGGGCTGCGCAGCCGCGGTCGGGAGCCTGAGCCGCAGCAGCGCCTCACGCCGCCGCAGATCCTGCGGCAGAACGCTCCGCCGGCGAGCGGGATCGCGCCGGTCGGGCGCCCGCCGTCGAGGGACGCGGACGACAGGCAGATGTCCGCCTCATCGCTGATGGACGACGATGAGGATGTCCCGACGACGGTCGCGACGCGCGAGCAAGCCGAGCCGGTGCGATCCCTTCCTCATGGGGAGCGCCCGATGATGCGCCCGGCGGCCGGCACGGTGCCCGAGCCGATGCCAGCGCAGCCTCGCCAGGCCGGCGTCCAGTCCGGCATTCCCACGGTGCGTCCTGGCATGCCGACGGCGCGCCCCGGCTTTTCGCCCGCCTACCCGAGCCCACCGCGCGTGCCTGGCGGCCACGACCCTGCTCCGCCTTCGCTCTCCTCGAGCCCGTACCCGCCGCGCGACTTCGACACCGGCGAGCTCGCGCGCCTCCCCAAGGGCGGCCTCCTGGACAGCGATCTGGGCAATCCGCTCGCGTCCACGCTC comes from the Sorangium aterium genome and includes:
- a CDS encoding serine/threonine-protein kinase codes for the protein MGGPPSPGSTNASPEARAKESEKQQGTYFLGRYRVVDEIGVGGMASVHLARMDGPGGFQKWVAIKRIHPHLVEDDQFVDMFLDEARIAAGINHANVAQVFDLGKDDNTYWIAMEYLHGEPLREVMRRAEERRLRISPELAARICSDAAEGLHAAHELRGKNGQLLGLVHRDVTPHNLFLTYDGYTKVVDFGIAKVADRLSSTRAGTLKGKLAYMSPEQVRGNEIDRTTDVFALGVVLWELTTNQRLFRMDTDLDTLEKVQACVVPPPSTIVPDYPIELESVVMKALAKHKQDRFQTAREFSRALQNFLMRSGVFVGSEEVAQFVQQVFVDRIQKREAHLAWAAEVTSTINVEQVRSRSSTTATDSVGLRSRGREPEPQQRLTPPQILRQNAPPASGIAPVGRPPSRDADDRQMSASSLMDDDEDVPTTVATREQAEPVRSLPHGERPMMRPAAGTVPEPMPAQPRQAGVQSGIPTVRPGMPTARPGFSPAYPSPPRVPGGHDPAPPSLSSSPYPPRDFDTGELARLPKGGLLDSDLGNPLASTLALPSQDPPPVLQGASEPARHARVTRTPAVAVPSPGHAAVPYALPFNGQGHAPAHAPAVSAPVQAAPAPMTVGQAQLFASAATAQPPQSQIETALSLPRPDPAAIWAATQDAASKGNGRNTLVLVAVITLTVLCVLGIGALIYMKTSAVQSSPSMGVDAVPASPASTDATTTGQSSSCVQGRPAGAFRARGLALHDRASIVHPGPNSPQRLTMKG